The DNA segment GAGAAAACCAAATATTAATAACTATAAACACAAAATTCGTGTATATTCATAGTCAAATTTCTTGTTCCGTAACTACTTCTTTTTCCTTGGTCTCTAATCGTTTTCCAGTAGTTTTTAAGATTTTTCTGATTTCTTTGGTATCAGTTAAAAATAAAGATAAAGACCGCGGGTCATTACGAATTGTTTGTAAAACTTCAATCATACTTACGACAAATAACCGACGATAACTTATATCATAAGCAAAAACCTTTACTGCTTCATGGGCTAAATTTGTTATTAAGGCCGTTGATTTTTCTGCATCAAGTTTTAAGGGATATGCGGTCTGGTAAATTTTCATTAACTTTTCGCCTAAACTCATTAAAAACGTTTCGGGTGTTAAATCTAACTCTTCTAAATTAATCTTTACTCCTAACGGATTAACCATTGAAAATATGCTGCGTAACCGTTGTTTAAGTGCTTCATATACGCCACCGGAGCCTTCTAATAACATATTTTCATCCGGAATTGCATAGAAAAACATTGCTCCTGGCAAACGACTATTGCCACACTCGTCAATAATTTGTCTTAAATTATCTAATGCTCGTCTTCGGTCCTTAGAACTACTCATCGATATACCTCTTTCGGCTTCATCAAAGAGAAAGATAACACCATTGTAACCGATTAGATGTAACCATTGAATCAAACTACGAATCATTCGGAATGCAGTAGACTTATCAATCCGTTCAGAAATTCGATACTGAGCGCGAATATCTTTTCCTATATCTTCGCCTTTTAAGTATTGGATTACAGACTGAAACGCATCGATATCATTAGTAGCAATATTGAAAAATGCACCTTTAATCGCATTTAAGAAACTGATACTTTCCACCCCTTTTAAGATGTTAAGATAATCAGTTATCGCATCAAGATGTTCAATTTTTGCCTTCACTGAGTTATACCAATTTTCAATAAAGGCTTCAATGCCTGTAATTGGTGGTTTTAATGGGTCATTATCCGATGAAGGAATTTGAAGATTAGTTACAATCTGTTTATAGACCAGTTCCAGTTTATCAAACGGACATTCTGTGGGATTTAAGGGCACATAGACCACAACATAGCCATTACGAAAAGCCAGATTGCGAACTGAATACAAAAAATGAGTCTTACCACCACCATAATTGCCGATTACTAATTTGAAAGAAGAGAGATGATATTCTTTTAATATTCCTTTAAGATACTCTTGTTCAATAACATTCAGATATTTATCTAAACCGACAGTAAAAGTTTCAACGCCAAATTCTGGTGGCGTGCCTGAACTGCCGAGTTTATTGATGATTAGTAGTGCTTGTCTGGTATCCATATTATTGGCAAAAAGCAAATATCGAATAGTTGATAGTAAGAAAAAATTTCATTCTATCTATTTGGTGAATGCGATTTGATGATAATAGGTTCCTTCGCCTTGCTCATTATCTGGTATCCATATCGATTTTTCTTTGCTCTCAGTAACGGCAAAAGTTGCCACGGATAATTGGATATTAGAGATTAAATTGGGATTAGTTTTCAATTTATATATATCATAACTATATTGGATCCGAGAATATTCTGAAAAATTGCTTTTTGTTGGGTCGACCTTAAAACTTTTTGATTGCAATAACATCACAAACTCCGGCAATAGATCTAATAGATTGACTTTAGTGCCCAAATCGAAACCATTTAATAAAATATACCGGTGGTATGCCGATTTTAATAAATTAAAAAAATCTTCAGGATGTTGCCACTTGGCTGAAAGATTTTGGTCAAATGTTTTAATTGTTTCTGCAATTTGAACTGGTTCAATAGATAGTTTTTTAATTAGTTCCTTTTGCGGACCCCACCAAATTGACGCTGTGCCATTAGCAAAATCAAACTTAATTGTATAAAACTTGACCTTTAAGATTGGTAATTGACCAGAAACCGAAGCGAAATCGGACATTAACTCTTTGAGCCTTGTGCCTAAAGCAAAATGAAACTCTTCTTTGAATTTCTCAATTGAATTTAGATTCTCTTGGCAGAAGTCATTTAAGTTTTTATATAATACAGTCTCAGCCAATAATTCTGAAAATGGGGGAGAAGTATAGAGTTTTTTTAATTGTAAATAAGACTTTTCAATATCATAGGGCTTGGTAGATAAAGTATCTTTATCCAACTTGATTAATTCGGTCAGCA comes from the candidate division WOR-3 bacterium genome and includes:
- a CDS encoding ATP-binding protein, which translates into the protein MDTRQALLIINKLGSSGTPPEFGVETFTVGLDKYLNVIEQEYLKGILKEYHLSSFKLVIGNYGGGKTHFLYSVRNLAFRNGYVVVYVPLNPTECPFDKLELVYKQIVTNLQIPSSDNDPLKPPITGIEAFIENWYNSVKAKIEHLDAITDYLNILKGVESISFLNAIKGAFFNIATNDIDAFQSVIQYLKGEDIGKDIRAQYRISERIDKSTAFRMIRSLIQWLHLIGYNGVIFLFDEAERGISMSSSKDRRRALDNLRQIIDECGNSRLPGAMFFYAIPDENMLLEGSGGVYEALKQRLRSIFSMVNPLGVKINLEELDLTPETFLMSLGEKLMKIYQTAYPLKLDAEKSTALITNLAHEAVKVFAYDISYRRLFVVSMIEVLQTIRNDPRSLSLFLTDTKEIRKILKTTGKRLETKEKEVVTEQEI